From one Triticum aestivum cultivar Chinese Spring chromosome 4B, IWGSC CS RefSeq v2.1, whole genome shotgun sequence genomic stretch:
- the LOC123095033 gene encoding transcription factor bHLH18-like, whose product MEQPNQWLTQTEQEELAYMYQQEGVPAPGMDPQFVEPPLLGHQEQYYTSPMATPSFHPSRSSDFPSFGGSSSLPNLPFGSATVKNELGQPSPPPSSNFLSFGAGQAGTLNFSGGAWQHDGVEGTMQLQAPERRSRAPANAQEHVIAERKRREKLQQQFVSLATIVPGLKKTDKISLLGSTIDYVKQLEDKVKALEEQGSRRSSESTTVFESKCRISAADNDAAGPSGSGDAAEDSSPAVKASIRGHTALLKICCKERRGVLVMVLSELENQGLSIINTNVVPFTDSCLNITITAKARPLSIAQMRL is encoded by the exons ATGGAGCAACCAAATCAATGGCTGACGCAGACG GAACAGGAGGAGCTGGCGTACATGTACCAGCAAGAAGGGGTCCCCGCGCCCGGCATGGACCCA CAGTTCGTGGAGCCGCCGCTGCTTGGCCATCAAGAGCAGTACTACACGTCGCCGATGGCGACCCCGTCGTTCCATCCATCTCGAAGCTCCGATTTCCCAAGCTTTGGTGGCTCGTCGTCGTTGCCGAACCTGCCGTTCGGATCGGCGACGGTGAAGAACGAGCTGGggcagccgtctccgccgccgtcgtcgaacTTTCTCTCCTTCGGCGCTGGCCAGGCTGGCACCCTCAATTTCTCCGGAGGCgcctggcagcacgacggcgtggaagGGACGATGCAGCTGCAGGCGCCGGAGAGGCGGAGCAGGGCGCCGGCGAACGCGCAGGAGCACGTCATCGCCGAGCGCAAGCGGCGGGAGAAGCTGCAGCAGCAGTTCGTGTCCTTGGCCACCATCGTCCCCGGCCTCAAAAAG ACAGACAAGATCTCTCTGCTGGGGAGCACCATCGACTACgtgaagcagctggaggacaaggTGAAGGCCCTGGAGGAGCAAGGCTCGCGGAGGTCGTCGGAGTCCACCACCGTCTTCGAGAGCAAGTGCCGCATATCCGCCGCCGACAACGACGCAGCAGGACCCAGCGGGTCCGGGGACGCGGCCGAGGACTCGAGCCCGGCCGTCAAGGCCAGCATCCGGGGGCACACGGCGCTCCTGAAAATCTGCTGCAAGGAGAGGAGAGGGGTGCTGGTGATGGTCCTCTCCGAGCTCGAGAACCAGGGCCTCTCCATCATAAACACCAACGTCGTCCCGTTCACCGACTCCTGCCTCAACATCACCATCACGGCCAAGGCAAGGCCTCTCTCCATTGCGCAAATGCGGTTGTAG